A stretch of Lathyrus oleraceus cultivar Zhongwan6 chromosome 6, CAAS_Psat_ZW6_1.0, whole genome shotgun sequence DNA encodes these proteins:
- the LOC127094335 gene encoding uncharacterized protein LOC127094335 codes for MDDVVMTPLISENCSLSVNGRIFQIDLICLPLKRIDVVLGMDWLSANSVFIGCEEKLIIILSSEATSKDVLTTILEGMVGMVNFLFEKEKSVLLVLTKEPSDNLNITQIPIVCEFPAVFLEDVIYLPPEREVEFSIDLIPRMNPISVSPYRMAPLELRELKDQLEELLTKHFI; via the coding sequence ATGGATGATGTGGTTATGACACCGTTAATTTCTGAAAATTGTTCGCTCTCGGTGAATGGTAGAATTTTCCAGATTGATCTTATTTGTTTACCACTTAAGAGGATTGATGTGGTTTTGGGGATGGATTGGCTTTCTGCCAATTCGGTGTTTATTGGATGTGAAGAGAAGTTGATTATCATTCTGTCTAGTGAAGCTACTTCGAAGGATGTATTAACTACTATCTTGGAAGGTATGGTTGGCATGGTTAATTTCTTATTTGAGAAGGAAAAGTCAGTTCTCTTGGTTCTCACCAAGGAACCTAGCGACAATCTAAATATTACACAAATTCCTATCGTTTGTGAATTTCCAGCGGTTTTCCTTGAGGATGTCATTTATCTTCCTCCTGAGAGGGAAGTGGAATTCTCTATTGATCTGATACCTAGGATGAATCCAATCTCCGTTTCTCCGTATCGTATGGCGCCACTCGAGTTGAGGGAGTTGAAGGATCAATTGGAAGAATTGTTAACTAAGCATTTCATCTGA